The Ramlibacter algicola genome segment TTCCCGCCCGGCTGGCCTCCACGCGGCTGCCTGACAAGCCGCTCGCCGACATCGGCGGCAAGCCGATGGTCGTGCGCGTCGCGGAACAGGCGCGCGTCTCGGCTGCCCAGCGCGTGGCCGTCGCCACCGACAGCGAGCGCATCGCCGACGCGTGCCGCGCGCATGGCGTCGAAGCCGTGCTCACCGCAGCCAGCCATCCCTCTGGCACCGACCGCCTCGCCGAAGCAGCCGTGGCGCTTGGCCTGGCCGGCGACGACCTCGTCGTCAACGTGCAAGGCGACGAGCCGCTGATCGAGCCGTCGCTCATCGACGCCGTGGCACGCGTGCTCGACGCCCATCCCGGCGCCGCGATGGGCACCGCGGCGCACCCGATCCAGTCGGTGGCCGACTTCGTGAACCCGAACGTCGTCAAGGTCGTCACCGACGCCAGCGGCCTCGCCCTCACCTTCAGCCGCGCGCCGCTGCCCTGGTGGCGCGACGGGTTCGCCGCCGGCGTCGATCGCCTGCCGGACGATCCCGCGCCGCTGCGCCACGTCGGCATCTACAGCTACCGCTGCGACTTCCTGCGCGCGTTCCCGGCCCTGGCCCAGGCGCCGATCGAGCGCACCGAGGCGCTGGAGCAGTTGCGTGCGCTGTGGCACGGCCATCGCATCGCGGTGCACGTGAGTGCCGCGGCGCCCGCGCCCGGCGTGGACACGCCCGAGGATCTCGAGCGCGTGCGCGCGCTGTTCGGCTCGGCGCGCGCGTAAGGTCCCCGAAGGGGTGCGTGCTATCCTCGACCGAGAGAGGCGCGAAGGCCCGCGCCAATGAAAGCGGGCCTGCAGCGCCCGCCCCCCAGAGACCATCCGAGGACATCCATGAGATTGATCTTGCTGGGCGCGCCAGGCGCCGGCAAAGGCACCCAGGCCGCGTACATCTGCGAGAAGTACGGCATCCCGCAGATCTCGACGGGTGACATGCTGCGCGCAGCGGTCAAGGCCGGCACGCCCCTCGGGCTGGCCGCCAAGAAGGTGATGGACTCCGGTGGCCTGGTCAGCGACGACCTGATCATCGGCCTGGTGAAGGAACGCCTGGCGCAGCCGGATTGCGCGAAGGGCTTCCTGTTCGACGGTTTCCCGCGCACGATCCCGCAGGCCGACGCGATGAAGGACGCAGGCGTCAAGCTCGATTACGTCCTCGAGATCGACGTTCCCTTCGAAGCGATCATCGAGCGCATGAGCGGCCGCCGCTCGCACCCGGGCTCGGGCCGCACGTACCACGTGAAGTTCAACCCGCCCAAGGTGGAAGGCCGTGACGACGTCACCGGCGAGCCGCTGATCCAGCGCGACGACGATCGCGAGGACACGGTGAAGAAGCGCCTGGAGGTCTATGCCTCGCAGACGCGCCCGCTGGTGGACTACTACTCGAACTGGGCCAAGGCCGATCCGGTCAACGCGCCCCGCTACCGCGCCATCAGCGGCATCGGCACCGTCGAAGAGATCACGGCGCGCGCCCTGCAGGCACTCGCCGGCTGATCTCGCTCAGGCGGCCGCCAGCCGCAACTGGAGTTCCACCCGTGCCTGCACGGGCGTGAGCGGCAGGGTCTCGAACTCCGCATCGCGGCCGCCATCCACCACCAGTCCTTCCGCGCACCGCGTGGTGCGCACGACGCGCACCCCACGCGCACTCGCCTGTCGCAGCGCGGCGGCCAGCGCGTGGTGCACGGTGCCGTTGCCCGTCCCCGCCACGACGAGGCCACGGACGCCGTCGCGCACCAGCGCATCCACCTGGCGCGCATCGGCGCCGGCGTGGCTCATGACGATCGCGACCCAGGGCCACTCGGCGTTCGGCAGTGACATCGAAGCCGCGGGCGCGACAGGCCAGTCGCGGGACGGGCGCCAGCGCGAATCCTCGACGTAGCCGACCACGCCCTCGCCGGACTCGAACGGATCGAGGCGGTAGGGATGCACCTTGCGCAAGCCCACCGCGCCGTGGACGCGGCCAGCGCACGCGAGCAGCACGCCATGGGCACCGTCTTGTGCGGCGATGAGCAACGCGTCGGCGAGGTTCTGCGGTCCATCGGGCGACAAGGCGGTGGCAGGACGCATCGCGCACGTGAGCACCACCGGCTTGCTCGCCGGCACGCAGCGGTGCAACACGTACGCCGTCTCTTCCAGCGTGTCGGTGCCATGGGTGACGACCATGCCGCGCACGTCCTCCTGCGCAAGCGCTTCGCTGCAGCGAGCCACCAGCGTGGCCCAGACCTGCGGGTCCATGTCCTTGCTGTCCACCTGCGCGATCTGCTCGACGTCCACGCGAACGCCTCCCGGCACGGGAATGCCGGCCAACAAGTCGCCCACCGGGACTTCGCCCGAGCGGTAGCCGACGTGGTCCTGCGGGCCTCGCCCGCGCCCGGCAATCGTGCCCCCGGTCCCCAGAACAACGATCCGATCCGCCATCACTTGCGCTCTTTCACGAAACTGGTTAAAAATACAGGCACTGGATGGACACCCAGTGACAGCCCGCAGGAGGCCCCGATGATCGAGACGCCCAAGCTCACCGCCCGGCAACAGCAGATTCTGGACTTGATCCAGTCCGCCATCGCGCGCACTGGCGCGCCGCCCACCCGCGCGGAAATCGCCGCGGAACTGGGGTTCAAGTCCGCCAACGCCGCCGAGGAACATTTGCAGGCGCTGGCGCGCAAGGGCGTCATCGAACTGGTGAGCGGCACCTCGCGCGGCATCCGCCTCAAGAGCGACACGCTGCGCTCCATCCACGAATCGCGCTTCAAGCAGTTCCCGCTGCCGCTGCAAAGCCTCGCGCAGCTCGCGCTGCCCCTCGTCGGCCGCGTGGCCGCAGGCTCGCCCATCCTCGCGCAGGAGCACGTCGACCAGACCTACTACGTCGAGAGCAGCCTGTTCCAGCGCCGCCCCGACTACCTGCTCAAGGTGCGCGGCATGTCGATGCGCGACGCCGGCATCATGGATGGCGACCTGCTCGCCGTGCAGTCCACGCGCGAAGCCAAGAACGGCCAGATCGTCGTCGCGCGACTGGGCGACGAGGTCACCGTCAAGCGCTTCAAGCGCAACAAGCACCTGATCGAGCTGCATGCCGAGAACCCGGACTACCCGACCATCGTGGTCGAGCCGGGCGAACCGTTCGAGATCGAAGGCCTCGCGGTCGGCCTGATCCGCAACACCATGCTGATGTGAATCCGTCCGGGCGGCCGCAGGTGGCGGGCGTATGGCGCGAAGGGCGCCATCACCCTGCACCGCCCGGTGTTCCAACCAATCTCGCCTGTGTTCCGAACCTCGAACCAGCAGGAGAGACGACATGGGATGGACGATCTGCACTTTTGCGCAGCTGTGGGCACCGCTGCGCCGGGCCTGGGGCGCACTGCGCGGCGAGCCTCGCACGCGCCGCTTGCACGTGGTGGGTACCGGTGGCCTGCACATGCAAGCAGGCCACGCGCACGTGGCGTGGCCCGCCGCCAATGCGCCCACGCTGCGGCCGGTGCGCGTGCTGCGCGTCGTCGACGCCGCGCATCCGCGCACGACCGCGGGCCGCATGGTGATCTCCGGCCGCATGGCGGACGTCTGCGCCGAACTCGACCGCCTCGCGGCGCTGGAAGCCGCCGCCGCCTGACGCCGCCGCGCCAGCCTCAGCGCGCAGCGCCGGCCAGGTAGTCGGACTTGCCCAGCTCGACGCCGTTGTGCCGCAGGATGGCGTACGCCATCCCCACGTGGAAGAAGAAGTTCGGGATGGCCCAGTGCTTCAGGTAGGCCTCGCCCTTCATCGTGCGGGTCGTCTCGCGGCCCACCGGGAAGGTGATGTCCTTGTCCTCGGTCCCGTCCAGCCGGTCGGCGGGCACGCTCTCCAGCCAGGCGAGCGTCTTCGCGATGCGCGCCCGCAATTCCTCGAACGTCTTCTCGTTGTCCTCGAAACGCGGCGCCTCCACGCCGGACAGGCGAGCGACGCAGTTCTTGGCCGCATCGCAGGCGATCTGCACCTGGCTCGTGAACGGCAGCATGTCCGGCGCGAGCCGGAAGCTGGTGAGGTTCACCGGGTCGAACTTGCGCGCCTGCGCGTGGGCGGCCGCCTTGTCGAGGATGTGGTCGAGGTTGCGCAGCGTGTTGCGAAACGTCGGGACGCTGGCGCTGGACATCGTGATCGGCATGCAGTTCTCCTTGGGGTCGAGCCGGACAGTGGTAGCGCGATGCTAGCCGCTGCCCGTCCGTCCGCGGCCGCACAGGCACAATGCCGGCATGAACATCGTGATCCTCGATGACTACCAGGATGCGGTGCGCAAGCTGCATTGCGCTGCCAAGCTCGAAGCCTACCCGGCGAAGGTCTACACGAACACCGTCAAGGGCATCGGCCAGCTGTCGGTGCGCCTGCGCGATGCCGACGTCATCGTCCTGATCCGCGAGCGCACGCACATCACGCGCCAGCTGCTCGAGAAGCTGCCGCGGCTCAAGCTGATCTCGCAGACCGGCCGCGCCGGCCCGCACATCGACATCGACGCGTGCACGGAACGAGGCATCCCCGTCACCGAGGGCCAGGGCTCGCCCTATGCGCCGGCGGAACTCACCTGGGCGCTCATCATGGCGTCGATGCGCCGCCTGCCCCAGTACATCCAGACGCTCAAGCACGGCGCCTGGCAGCAGTCGGGCATGAAGTCCGCGTCCATGCCGCCGAACTTCGGCCTCGGCGTGGTCCTGCGTGGCAAGACGCTGGGCATCTGGGGCTACGGGAAGATCGGCCAGCTGGTCGCCAGCTATGGCCGCGCCTTCGGCATGCGGGTGCTCGTGTGGGGCCGCGACGGCTCGCGCTCGCGGGCCATGGCTGACGGCCTGGAAGTCGCCGAGACCCGCGAGCAGCTGTTTGCGGAGAGCGACGTGCTGTCGCTGCACATCCGGCTCAACCCGGAGACGGCCGGCATGGTCAAGCTCGAGGACTTCAGCCGCATGAAACCCACCGCGCTGTTCGTCAACACGTCGCGCGCCGAGCTGGTGGAGCACGACGCCCTGATCGCGGCCCTCAACCGCGGGCGCCCGGGCATGGCGGCGGTGGACGTGTTCGAGAGCGAACCGATCCTGCAGGGGCACGCCCTGCTGCGGCTGGAGAACTGCATCTGCACGCCGCACATCGGCTACGTCGAGCAGGAGAGCTACGAGATGTACTTCGGGCAGGCGTTCGACAACGTCGTGAACTTCATCGAGGGCAACCCGACGAACGTCGTCAATCCGGCGTCGTTGCAAGTGCGCCGCTGAGGCGCCGCGTCACTCGCGCGAACCGCGCGAAGGGGCCGCCAGTGCCGGGTCGATCTCCGGCAGGTCGAAATCCAGCATGGCACCGTTCGCCGGTGCCGCCGGGGCCTCGTCCAGGTTCAGGTCGAGGTCCAGCACCACGCCCTGCCCGTCGGCTTCGTCGTTGCCGGACTGGCCCGTCGACAGCGGGTGGATCGACGTGTGCGAGAACCCTTCGGCCCCGAAGTCCGAGTTGCCGCCGACCAGCTCGCTCGCATCCTCGTGGAAGCCGCTGTGGGAGCCAGTGTCCGTCAGCACCTGCTGGCCGATGTGGTGCAGCAGGAGGAGCTCGCGGTAGGCCTGCAGGCTGAAGGCCTGGGCGCCGTCCTTGCTCGGGCCGCGGAAGATCGACTCCTCGATGACGTCCAGCACGCGGCGCGCGGGCCACAGCGCGACGATGCGCTGCATCGCGTTGTCGTAGGCCTCGATGCCGGCGTTTTCCAGGCTGTAGTTGTCGAACTCGGGCACCTTCGCGTTGAAGCGGCGCTGGAATTCGCGCCGCACCCACTCGAAGTCCTCGCGCCGGCCCAGCCGGTGGTAGATCTCGACCAGGTCCAGCCACGCGACGGCGCTGGTCTCGGGATTGGCCTGGATGTGGCTGCGCAGGACGTCGATGGCGCGGTCGTATTCACCGAGCGACGAGAAGAAGTCGGCTTCCTGCTGCACGTCGTGCAGTTCCTCGGCCTTCAGCGCGCGGGTGCCGGTCTGGCTGGGCTGGAAGTCGCCGTCGGTGCGCGCGCTGACGTGCAGGGGCGCCTGCATGGTGGGCGGTTGCACCGGGTCGGGGTGAACCATCGGCTCGGGTGCTTGCGACACGAGGCGCGAGCGCGGCTTGCCGGGCGCGTCGTCCTCGTCCTCGCCCGGCTTGGACGGCTCCGCGCGGGCGACCACCGGCGCGGCCTCGGCGCCCGCGCGCGGACGGCGCGCATCCCGGTCGCTGGCCGGGTCGCGCCACCAGTTGGCGGCCGCGGCCTCCTGCATGCGGCTGGTCTGCCGCCACAGGAAGGCCATGAAGCCCGCCATGACGGCGACCAGCGCGAGCAGCACGTAGACCAGCGGATTCGAGTAGCGCTCGTTCTCGGCGCGCACCAGTTGCGCGTGCAGCTGCAACATCGTCGAGTCGTTGCGCTGCAGGAACTGGCGCATGTCGCGCAGGTCGCGCTCGATGGCCTGCAGGCGCGCCGCCTGCCGCAGCGATTCTTCGCTGGGCGGCGCCGGCTCGCCCAGGCCGACGGGGACATCCAGCTTGAGGCGATCGCGGGGCCCTGCCGAAGGCGCCGGCGTGGCCGCAGCTTGCGGATTCACGGTGGCCGGCTGCGACGGTGCGGCCGGCTGGGCGGCTGCAGCGGCTGCCTTGGGCTTCGGCGCGGCCTTGCGCTTGGGCGCTCCCGGCTTGGGCGCGGCCGGCTTCGCCGCATCGACCGTCCCGGGCTGCACGCTGGGCAGGCCCCGGCTCATGGACAGGTTCAGCGGCGCGGCGTTCGCGGCGGCTTCGGCCGCTTCGGTGCGCGCCGTCGCCGGCAAGGGACGCGACTGCTCCGCGGCCGGATCGGGCTCGGTGAGCAGGACGAGCCGGCGCGTGAAGCGGCTGCCGCATCCCAGTTGCAGGTAGACGGTGACCACCGGCTCGTTGATCGCGGACATCGCCCGCACGCGCACGGCCGGGCCGCGAGGGGTGCTCTGGAGCTCGGTGCTGACGCTGGAGGGCGCGACGCGCAGGTCGCCGTAGAAGACGTCCGCCTCGGCGCACTCGGGGGCGGCATCGCCGGCGCCTTCGAGCACCAGGGGAACCATGAGGTCCAGCGGCCGGCCGATCAACGCCGGACCCTGCGGGCGGCCGACGGTGGCCGCGTCCACGGCAGCGGCCAGGCAGGCCACAAGAGCCAACGCTGCGCATCGGTACGGCCGGATGAGCTTCATGGACGCCTCATTCTTGCACAGCAGGGCTGAAACGCGAGTGAAAAACGGTGCCGGATAATCCCTCGATGCACACTCCGTACGACATCGTCGGCGTCGTCGGCACCGGGGCGATGGGCCGCGGCATCGCCCAGATCGCCGCCCAGTCCGGCTCGCGGGTTCGCCTGTTCGACACGCAAGCCGCCGCGCTCGACCGCGCCGTGAAGGACATCGGCGCGCAGTGGGATCGCCTCGTGGACAAGGGCCGCCTCGACGCCGCCCAGGCGCAAGCCGCCCGCGAACGCCTGCTGCCCGCCACCACCCTGCAGGACCTGCGCGACTGCGGCCTGGTCGTCGAAGCCATCGTCGAGCGGCTCGATGCCAAGCAGTCGCTGTTCCGCGACCTCGAGGCCATCGTCGGCCCCGACGCCGTGCTGGCGACCAACACATCGTCGCTCTCGGTCACCGCGATCGCCGCCAGCCTGCAGCGCCCGCAGCGATGCGCCGGCTACCACTTCTTCAACCCCGTGCCGCTGATGAAGGTGGTCGAGGTCGTCTCCGGCGTGCGCACCGATGCGGCGGTGTGCGACGCGCTGGCGGCATATGCGCGCCACATGGGCCACACGCCCGTGCAGGCGCAGGACACCCCCGGCTTCATCGTCAACCACGCGGGGCGCGGCTATGGCACCGAGGCCCTGCGCATCGTGGGCGAAGGCGTGGCGGACTTCGCCACCATCGACCGCATCCTGCGCGACCAGGTCGGCTTCAAGCTCGGGCCGTTCGAGCTGCTGGACCTCACCGCGCTGGACGTGTCGCACCCGGTGATGGAATCGATCTACCGGCAGTACTACGACGAGGCGCGCTACCGCCCGAGCGTCATCACCGCCCAGCGCCTGGCCGGCGGCCTGCTCGGCCGCAAGACCGGCGAGGGCTTCTATCGCTACGTCGATGGCAAGGCCCAGGTGCCGACCGAACCCGCGGCGCCGCAGGTCGACGAGATCCCGCCCGTGTGGGTGTCGACGCGCGCCGCGCGGCGTGCGGAGCTGTACCAGCTGCTCAAGGACCTCGGCGCGAAGATCGAGACCGGCCAATCGCCCTCCCCGTCCGCGCTGACGCTGGTGGCACCTCTGGGTTTCGACATCACGACGGTCGCGGTCGTCGAGCGGCTGGATCCCGCGCGCACGATCGGCATCGACATGCTGGTCGAGGACGCGGCCACCAAGCGGCGCGTCCTCGCCACCAACCCGGCGACGCGCACCGACATGCGCGACGCCGCGCATGCGCTGTTCGCCCGCGACGGCAAGGCCGTCAGCGTGATCCGCGACTCGGCCGGCTTCGTGACGCAGCGCGTGGTCGCGGCCATCGTGAACATCGCCTCGGACATCTGCCAGCAACGCATCTGCACGCCGAAGGACCTGGAGACCGCCGTCACGCTCGGCCTCGGCTACCCGATGGGGCCGCTCGCGATGGGCAACCGCTGGGGTCCCGCCAACGTGCTCGAAGTGCTGTTCAACATGCAGACGGTCTATGGCGACCAGCGCTACCGCCCCAGCCCCTGGCTGCGGCGCCGCGGCGCCATCGGCCTGTCGCTGCTGCAGGAAGAGGCCTGACGGCCCTCAGGCCGAAGCGTCGGGCGCGCGCAGGCCGCGCAGCCGCCACCAGAACGCGGCCGCGCCGGCGGTCAGCGCCAGCAGCAGGCCTGCCAGCGCAACCACCACCGGGTTGAGGCGGCTTTCGTCCTGCGCCTGCGCGAGCCGGGCCTGCAGGTCGTTCATCTGCTTCTGCTGACGCTGCGCCTGGTCCATCGCCTGCAGCAGGTCGTCCTGGCGCGCCGCCACCTGGGCCTGCAGCGCGGACGCCGGTTGCCGGATGCGGGCGCTGAACGTCGCCTCGGGCGTGGGGGGCCAGGCGAGCGTCGTGCTCAGGCGCAATTGCGGCGAGCCCACGTCGATCGCTTCCGCCGCGCTCGATGGCGGCACGGCCGCCAGGGCGGCAAGCCAGGTCACGATGCAGGCGAAGGCGTGGCGGCTCATGGGCGGGATTGTGCCGGTCGCGCCCGCATCCGGCCTTGCTATCCTCCGCCGATGCCCGCCGAACTGAAAAGCACGAGCCAGGGCGGCACCATGGTGCTGACCATCAGCAATCCCGAGATGCGCAACGCGCTCGGCCCCGAGATGTACGCCGCCGGCGTCGAGGCGTTCAATGCCGCCGAGAGCCACCCCGAGGTGCGCTGCGTCGTCATCACCGGCGAAGGCAGCTCGTTCTGCGCCGGCGGCAACCTGCAGCGGCTGCTGGCCAACCGGCAGCAGCCGCCCGAAGTGCAGGCCCGCAGCATCGAAGGCCTGCACGACTGGATCGAGACGATCCGCAACTTCCCCAAGCCGATCATCGCGGCCGTCGAAGGCCCGGCCGCCGGCGCCGGCTTCTCGCTCGCGCTCGCCTGCGACCTGGTCGTCGCGGCTTCCGATGCCGTGTTCGTCATGGCGTACACCACCGTGGGCCTGTCGCCCGACGGCGGCGCCACGTGGTCGCTGGCGCGCGCTCTGCCGCGGCAGCTGGCGAGCGAACTGCTCTTCACCGGCGAGCGCATCGGCAGCGAGCGGCTGCAGGCCCTCGGCCTGGTCAATCGCGTCGTCCCGCCCGGTACCGCGCTCACCGAGGCGCTCGCGCTGGCCGAGCGCCTGGGGCAGCGCGCGCCGAACGCGCTCGCAAGCGTGAAGGAGCTGCTCAACGAGGCCGGGGCCGCGTCGCTGCACGACCACCTGGCTTCCGAACGCGACCACTTCGTGCGCAACCTGCACCACCCGAACGCGGGCGAGGCCATCAGCGCCTTCCTCGACAAGCGCAAGCCGCGCGGCTGAGCCGCGCGGGAAACCCTGACCGGCGACGCGGTCCCGCACGGGACAATCGGCGGGCGCGCAGTCACTGACAAGACAGCCCATGGACGAACCCATTCTTACGATCGAGGAGCGCGAGGCGATCAACGCGGGGCGCTGGTTCTCCTCCCTCTCCCCTTCACTGCGCCACGACATCCTCCGATGCGCCTACGTCAAACGCTTCAAGGACGGCGACCTGATCGCCGCGCGCGGCGATCCGCCCGAGGACTGGATCGCGTGCGCCAAGGGCGCGGTGCGGGTGAGCTCGACGTCGATCTCGGGCAAGCAGATCACGCTGACCTACGTCGAGCCGGGCATCTGGTTCGGCGACGTGGCGATCTTCGACGGCGACCGGCGCACGCACGATGCCTATGCGCACGGCGACACCACGATCCTGTGCGTCGCCAAGGCCGACTTCCGCAAGATCCTCGCCTCGCACGTGGAGCTGTACGAGGCGATGCTGCGGCTGCACGCGCGCCGCATCCGGCAGCTGTTCGGCCTGGTGGAAGACCTCAACACGCTGCCCCTGCGCGCGCGGCTCGCCAAGCAGCTGCTGCACCTGGTGCGCAGCTATGGCGTGCCACAGCTGGCCGACGGCAGCGAACTGCGCATCGGCCTGCAGCTGGCGCAGGAAGAACTCGCGCAGTTGCTCGGCGCCTCGCGCCAGCGCGTCAACCAGGAATTGAAGGCGATGGAACGCGAGGAAGTCATCCGCATCGAGCCGGGCGGCCTGGTCGTGCGCAACCGCGACGCCCTGATGCGCATCGTGGAAGCCGACAACACCTAGAACACCATGGCTGATTACGACCATTTCGTGGGCACGCGCCCCGTCTCCGACAAGCACGCCTTCGACACCGCCGCGCTCACCGCCTGGCTCGAAGCGAACATGCCCGGCTTCCGCGGCCCGCTCACCGTCTCGATGTTCAAGGGCGGCCAGTCCAACCCGACGTACAAGCTCGACACGCCCGGCGGCAGCTACGTCATGCGATCCAAGCCGGGTCCCGTCGCCAAGCTGCTGCCGTCGGCCCATGCGGTCGAACGCGAGTTCACCGTCATGAGCGGCCTTGCCGGAACCGATGTGCCGGTGCCCAGGATGCACTGCCTGTGCGAGGACGAATCGGTGATCGGCCGCGCGTTCTATGTCATGGAGTTCATGCAAGGCCGCGTGCTGTGGGACCAGGCGCTGCCGCAGATGGACAACGCGGGCCGCGCGGCCATCTACGACGAGATGAACCGCGTCATCGCGGCGCTGCACACGGTGGACTTCCGCGCGCGCGGCCTGCAGGACTACGGCAAGCCGGGCAACTACTTCGAGCGCCAGATCGGCCGCTGGAGCAAGCAGTACAAGGCCTCGACCGATGGAG includes the following:
- the kdsB gene encoding 3-deoxy-manno-octulosonate cytidylyltransferase → MRFTVLIPARLASTRLPDKPLADIGGKPMVVRVAEQARVSAAQRVAVATDSERIADACRAHGVEAVLTAASHPSGTDRLAEAAVALGLAGDDLVVNVQGDEPLIEPSLIDAVARVLDAHPGAAMGTAAHPIQSVADFVNPNVVKVVTDASGLALTFSRAPLPWWRDGFAAGVDRLPDDPAPLRHVGIYSYRCDFLRAFPALAQAPIERTEALEQLRALWHGHRIAVHVSAAAPAPGVDTPEDLERVRALFGSARA
- the adk gene encoding adenylate kinase, with translation MRLILLGAPGAGKGTQAAYICEKYGIPQISTGDMLRAAVKAGTPLGLAAKKVMDSGGLVSDDLIIGLVKERLAQPDCAKGFLFDGFPRTIPQADAMKDAGVKLDYVLEIDVPFEAIIERMSGRRSHPGSGRTYHVKFNPPKVEGRDDVTGEPLIQRDDDREDTVKKRLEVYASQTRPLVDYYSNWAKADPVNAPRYRAISGIGTVEEITARALQALAG
- a CDS encoding asparaginase; this translates as MADRIVVLGTGGTIAGRGRGPQDHVGYRSGEVPVGDLLAGIPVPGGVRVDVEQIAQVDSKDMDPQVWATLVARCSEALAQEDVRGMVVTHGTDTLEETAYVLHRCVPASKPVVLTCAMRPATALSPDGPQNLADALLIAAQDGAHGVLLACAGRVHGAVGLRKVHPYRLDPFESGEGVVGYVEDSRWRPSRDWPVAPAASMSLPNAEWPWVAIVMSHAGADARQVDALVRDGVRGLVVAGTGNGTVHHALAAALRQASARGVRVVRTTRCAEGLVVDGGRDAEFETLPLTPVQARVELQLRLAAA
- the lexA gene encoding transcriptional repressor LexA gives rise to the protein MIETPKLTARQQQILDLIQSAIARTGAPPTRAEIAAELGFKSANAAEEHLQALARKGVIELVSGTSRGIRLKSDTLRSIHESRFKQFPLPLQSLAQLALPLVGRVAAGSPILAQEHVDQTYYVESSLFQRRPDYLLKVRGMSMRDAGIMDGDLLAVQSTREAKNGQIVVARLGDEVTVKRFKRNKHLIELHAENPDYPTIVVEPGEPFEIEGLAVGLIRNTMLM
- a CDS encoding DUF1993 domain-containing protein; this encodes MPITMSSASVPTFRNTLRNLDHILDKAAAHAQARKFDPVNLTSFRLAPDMLPFTSQVQIACDAAKNCVARLSGVEAPRFEDNEKTFEELRARIAKTLAWLESVPADRLDGTEDKDITFPVGRETTRTMKGEAYLKHWAIPNFFFHVGMAYAILRHNGVELGKSDYLAGAAR
- a CDS encoding D-2-hydroxyacid dehydrogenase family protein; translation: MNIVILDDYQDAVRKLHCAAKLEAYPAKVYTNTVKGIGQLSVRLRDADVIVLIRERTHITRQLLEKLPRLKLISQTGRAGPHIDIDACTERGIPVTEGQGSPYAPAELTWALIMASMRRLPQYIQTLKHGAWQQSGMKSASMPPNFGLGVVLRGKTLGIWGYGKIGQLVASYGRAFGMRVLVWGRDGSRSRAMADGLEVAETREQLFAESDVLSLHIRLNPETAGMVKLEDFSRMKPTALFVNTSRAELVEHDALIAALNRGRPGMAAVDVFESEPILQGHALLRLENCICTPHIGYVEQESYEMYFGQAFDNVVNFIEGNPTNVVNPASLQVRR
- a CDS encoding FimV family protein gives rise to the protein MKLIRPYRCAALALVACLAAAVDAATVGRPQGPALIGRPLDLMVPLVLEGAGDAAPECAEADVFYGDLRVAPSSVSTELQSTPRGPAVRVRAMSAINEPVVTVYLQLGCGSRFTRRLVLLTEPDPAAEQSRPLPATARTEAAEAAANAAPLNLSMSRGLPSVQPGTVDAAKPAAPKPGAPKRKAAPKPKAAAAAAQPAAPSQPATVNPQAAATPAPSAGPRDRLKLDVPVGLGEPAPPSEESLRQAARLQAIERDLRDMRQFLQRNDSTMLQLHAQLVRAENERYSNPLVYVLLALVAVMAGFMAFLWRQTSRMQEAAAANWWRDPASDRDARRPRAGAEAAPVVARAEPSKPGEDEDDAPGKPRSRLVSQAPEPMVHPDPVQPPTMQAPLHVSARTDGDFQPSQTGTRALKAEELHDVQQEADFFSSLGEYDRAIDVLRSHIQANPETSAVAWLDLVEIYHRLGRREDFEWVRREFQRRFNAKVPEFDNYSLENAGIEAYDNAMQRIVALWPARRVLDVIEESIFRGPSKDGAQAFSLQAYRELLLLHHIGQQVLTDTGSHSGFHEDASELVGGNSDFGAEGFSHTSIHPLSTGQSGNDEADGQGVVLDLDLNLDEAPAAPANGAMLDFDLPEIDPALAAPSRGSRE
- a CDS encoding 3-hydroxyacyl-CoA dehydrogenase → MHTPYDIVGVVGTGAMGRGIAQIAAQSGSRVRLFDTQAAALDRAVKDIGAQWDRLVDKGRLDAAQAQAARERLLPATTLQDLRDCGLVVEAIVERLDAKQSLFRDLEAIVGPDAVLATNTSSLSVTAIAASLQRPQRCAGYHFFNPVPLMKVVEVVSGVRTDAAVCDALAAYARHMGHTPVQAQDTPGFIVNHAGRGYGTEALRIVGEGVADFATIDRILRDQVGFKLGPFELLDLTALDVSHPVMESIYRQYYDEARYRPSVITAQRLAGGLLGRKTGEGFYRYVDGKAQVPTEPAAPQVDEIPPVWVSTRAARRAELYQLLKDLGAKIETGQSPSPSALTLVAPLGFDITTVAVVERLDPARTIGIDMLVEDAATKRRVLATNPATRTDMRDAAHALFARDGKAVSVIRDSAGFVTQRVVAAIVNIASDICQQRICTPKDLETAVTLGLGYPMGPLAMGNRWGPANVLEVLFNMQTVYGDQRYRPSPWLRRRGAIGLSLLQEEA
- a CDS encoding oxepin-CoA hydrolase, alternative type is translated as MPAELKSTSQGGTMVLTISNPEMRNALGPEMYAAGVEAFNAAESHPEVRCVVITGEGSSFCAGGNLQRLLANRQQPPEVQARSIEGLHDWIETIRNFPKPIIAAVEGPAAGAGFSLALACDLVVAASDAVFVMAYTTVGLSPDGGATWSLARALPRQLASELLFTGERIGSERLQALGLVNRVVPPGTALTEALALAERLGQRAPNALASVKELLNEAGAASLHDHLASERDHFVRNLHHPNAGEAISAFLDKRKPRG
- a CDS encoding Crp/Fnr family transcriptional regulator; its protein translation is MDEPILTIEEREAINAGRWFSSLSPSLRHDILRCAYVKRFKDGDLIAARGDPPEDWIACAKGAVRVSSTSISGKQITLTYVEPGIWFGDVAIFDGDRRTHDAYAHGDTTILCVAKADFRKILASHVELYEAMLRLHARRIRQLFGLVEDLNTLPLRARLAKQLLHLVRSYGVPQLADGSELRIGLQLAQEELAQLLGASRQRVNQELKAMEREEVIRIEPGGLVVRNRDALMRIVEADNT
- a CDS encoding phosphotransferase, whose product is MADYDHFVGTRPVSDKHAFDTAALTAWLEANMPGFRGPLTVSMFKGGQSNPTYKLDTPGGSYVMRSKPGPVAKLLPSAHAVEREFTVMSGLAGTDVPVPRMHCLCEDESVIGRAFYVMEFMQGRVLWDQALPQMDNAGRAAIYDEMNRVIAALHTVDFRARGLQDYGKPGNYFERQIGRWSKQYKASTDGAGPMSQPIEAMERLVEWLPAHIPAAGRDESKVSIVHGDFRLDNLMFDATEPRVIAVLDWELSTLGHPLADFSYHCMAWHVPHSMSRGIGGLDHQALGIPTEDEYIRRYCDRTGLATVQDLKADWNFYMAYNMFRIAAILQGIAKRVEAGTASSAQAAASGAGARPMAELAWQFAQRA